Below is a genomic region from Echinicola rosea.
GTTATAGGTTCCCATGATGTAGCCAGCGTAAGCGTCTTCCGTACCATTATAGGTTGTGGTGGCATTGGAGGCTGGAGAGTAGTTATTGATGTCATTTTCTTCCATGAATTCTGGCGAGAAAATTTCGAAGGTCTGGCTTTGGGGCATGGGCTGGATGGCCAAGGCGTCAAACTGTCCGTTCAGCTCTTGGAAGAATGTACCAGGAGCGGGGAAGTCCATTCGCTGGAATTCACTCAGCGTACGCAGTGGGGCAGACCCCGGTATTCCCAAGCGGGCATTGGGAAGGAATACCATAGGTGTTTGTTGGGCCTCGTTTTCCTTAAACCTGAATTTTCCACCAGCCTTTAGGCTAAAGTCAGGGTTGACATCCCAAGTGAAGTTCATTTGGGCGACATTGTCACGGTCACGCTGGTCAATCTGGTAGATGATCAACTGCTGCAATGTAAGCCTGTTGGGATCCATGAAGTCATTTTCGTTGGTGAGGTCAGGGTCAAAATTGAGTGGGGTGATTCCCTTGCCGTCAGGGGCATCGAAGATGTTGTAAACATGACCGTCAGCAGAGCGTCCACCAAAGTCACCTTCCAAGTCTTGGTAAAACTGGGCGATGGGCAGTCCTTTCTGGTCGCTGGGCATATTGGGAGGGGTCTCCAAGTTGTAATAACTTTCATAGGAGGACAATTTCCAGTCCATCTTAAAGTTGGTAGCCAAGTGATGCACGCCACCAAATTCATAACCCTTTAGGTAAGTTCTGTATTCTGACTCCCTGTTACTGTATCGGTACCGGTTTTCCTCAAATTCGTAATAGGCTTCATAAACGGGGCGAATGTCATCAAATTGGTCTTGGACGATTCGTGCAAACAGTTTTTGGTCAGCATTAAATTCATATTCCAGTGCTGCGTTCAGTGCTGTAGTGCGGCGAGTGCCGTAATATCTTTTGGCATTCATGGTATTGATGCTGTAGCGCTCGGCAGGAACAGCCATGTTCAGGTTATAATCCAGGACAATTTCGTCAGAAGAGAAATTTCTGTTCCAGATGGAAGCGGCCAGGATAATTCCGAATTTATCGTTAAAGAAGCGATCACCATAAACGATGGAAGCGTTATAGCTACCGTTTTGGGATTTTTGGTTATAGCCTCCTGCTGCGCTGACATTGAGCATCCTGTCCTGTGGGGCAGAGCGGGTCACAAAGTTAATGGATCCACCGATGGCATCCCCTTCCATATCAGGAGTGATGGCCTTGGAAAGCTGTACGTATTGGATCATTTCCGCTGGGATGGCATCTAACAGCGCATTTCTATTGCCATTGACGTTGGAGCTGGGCAATCTGGTGCCGTTATAGAGTGTGGAAGACCAAGCATAGGGCGTTCCCCTGACACTGACTTGGTTGGCCTCACCGTGGTACCGGTTTACACTGGCCGCAGGAAGTCGCTGAACGGCCTCTGCGGCATTTCTGTCCGGTAATTTCCCAATAGCATCAGCGGCAATGACATCCATGATGGCCAGTGAGTTCTTTTTGATGGAGATGGCCTTTAGCTGCGAAGGAACCATGGTGCCCTGGATCACATATTCTTCCAGGTCGCCAGAAGCTTCAGTTAATTTAATGTCCCCTATGGAATTGGAACCTGCTTTAAGGTCCACTTCCCTAGTGACTGTTTCAAAACCCAAATAGCTGACCCGAAGAGTCGCTTTACCCGGAGGGAGATTAGAAATTTCGAACTTCCCATTTAAATCTGTGGGAGCGCCTTGGCTGGTCTCCATGACCAGAACGTTTACTCCAGGGAGGTAGCCTGTCTGATCGGATACACTGCCTGACAAAGATGCCTCACTTTGGGCCATAGTGTGGGTGGCCCAGATCAGCATCATCATAAATAGTGGTAAGTGTTTTTTCATGTGCTTAATGATTTTTCAACAAACCTAATGGTACTGGGGCATAGAAGTCGTCCGTGTAAATTTGACCGTACTTTCCAATGTTAAAATGTATTATAAAAAGTAGATTTTCAGTGTTTTACGTGTTGTTATGAAATAATTAATAAACCGTAAAGACCAATTAATATGCAGGGAATGACCGATATTTATCCGCTAATCACGTCGAGTATGCCCTTGGGAAAGTCAATATTTTGTACGAACACTTAATTCGGTGTTCATGCTGTTTAGTTAGTGTGTATTTGAGAATAATAGGTACTATGTTTTTAATTGGGGAGTGGCTTTTCTTAGCTAAATGAAGTTGAGTCAGGATTACGAGTCCAAAAAAGCGATCATTTCCCGAGGTTTTTTCTTTCTGTTTTTATCAAGACCCTTGCCCCAAAGGCTTTCGGGGAAAAAAGGTAAAGAATAAAATTTCCCAAAGTGGCTACAGCCTCACCGTCAAAGTCAAATGGAAAAGATAATCCGGGCATACGAAAACAGGGAAACATCCTTAATTAAACGGTCTTGATTCCGGGTTGAGATACCGTTACCGCGAGGTTGACGGATTGGGCAAACGCATATAGTAAATTGAAGGGGAAAAGTTAGTGGGACCGTTTTGTATGCGGACTCGCTGCTTTGGCGTGAAGACTGTTGGCCCATGGCCTGGTTAAGTTTGGAGCTGCAGGGATTTTTTGTAGTCGCTTGGACTACAGCCGGTCGCCTCTTTGAAGTATTTATAAAATGTGGACTTGGATTTAAATCCGCTTTCATAGCCTACGACGGTAAGGTTGTCTTCATTGGGCCGTTGGAGAAGGTTTTTGGATTCTTCTATTCTGGCAGAATTGACAAATTGATAGAAACTCTGTCCCAAGTGGATATTCAAGGCCTGTGTGATTTTGACTTTAGAAGTATCCAATTCTTTTGCCAGTTGGTCCAAGTTGAAATCCGGATTCAGAAAGGGTTTTTTATCTTGGAATACGGCGTTGATTTGATCTAGGATCTGGATCAGTTCTTTCTCGGAAAGCTTGGAGTTTCGATACTTTTCCTTAGGCTGAATGGAGATTTTAGGGGTATCGTATTGATTTGGTTTGGTATGGATGAGCATCCTCGTGCGAATATGGATAATGCTATAGAAAAGTCCCAGCATGAGGAAATAATAAACATAGCGTGTGGTCACAGGAAACTGCACATCCCAGATGAGCAACGCCCAGCCAAATAGCACGAGAAATGATAGCAATAAGTTACAGGAAGCTATGAGCCTGGCAATGGTCGCTTTTTGCTTGTAAATGGGACCAGTGGCCGGAGTGTGATGGAGCAGAAACAGTGAATAGGTACTATATACGGTAAAAGAAAGAAAAACAGCGATGATCACACCTTGATGGTAAAGCTCCATGATCATCTCAGGGGTGTTTTGGGTCATCACCATGATGATCATTAGGATGTTGAGCCCAAAGCCAATGAAAAAGGGAGTGGAATGGGCGATGATTTGGGCTATAGGGACAGGACGTTTTCGTATGGATTGTACATAAAAATACAACAACGGTCCGTACAACAAGGAAAAGCAGCCATGCAACTTGTCAAAAATCTCCATATTATCGACCAACCAATAAATAAGGGCTTTGTAGGTGACATGTACCGCTATTAGCCCAAAAAGAAGGCTGAGGTAGAGGTCTTCTCCCTTGTAACGCTTGTTCAGGAAAATCAGTAAGCCGCTTGTTATGGCCTGCAGTATGACCACCGTTAACATGATTCCCATAATACTTTCCAATTATAATGATAAAAACGAACGCTTTACTCCTCTTGTGATTTTTAATTCCTTTCCGCAGGTAAAACGGTTGGAATTCCTTGCTTACTAACTCTCAAAAGTACCTTTTTAAAATTAATTGGGTGTTAATGGTATGTTATGTTTGGTGTGGGGATAGCTGTGGAAGCTACTGGGGATTCAAAATTACCCACAATGGGGTATTTTAGGTTGGCATGAAATGCCTTACCTTGGGCGTTCATAAAAAGAGTGATTTATGAATAAGAAAACTACTATTATTTTTATCATGATTATCGTTGGGTTAGTGCCATTTTGTCTCCACGCACAAAGCACTGATGAAGTGAGAATTTACTATGGGGCGGCTGGAGCGGAATTTGTCAAGTCGGCGACATACGGGGGAGGAGGATATGACAATACCGGTTTCAAGGAATTTGGTTTGCGGTATTTGAAAGGAATTAATGAGAGATTCTCTATCGAAACGGGTGTGAATTATTCCAGCAGTAAGGCTATATTCTATCCGGAATATATGGGGGAATCAGTGGAGGTGAGAGAGGAGGATTATCACCTCATTTCCGTTCCCATTTATGCGCATTACACTTTTTGGAAGCATTTCTTTGTCAATGGTGGCCCCATATTGGATTTTGATGGATCCGACCACCCGGACTTCATTGATAAACAAGCCGGCATTGGATACAGTGTGGGAATTGGAGGGAAATATGACTTTCAACATTTTTCCCTCTTTGTCAATCCCAATTTTAAGCAACACGCTTTGTTTCCTTTTGAAAAAAGCCACAACCACCAGAAGTTGACTGAATTCGGTGTACAGTTTGGTTTGGGCTATCGTTTTTAGCATGCAGCTCCACACACCCTCACACACATGTACTAGTGTTTTCCTATTTTGTAAAAAT
It encodes:
- a CDS encoding TonB-dependent receptor → MKKHLPLFMMMLIWATHTMAQSEASLSGSVSDQTGYLPGVNVLVMETSQGAPTDLNGKFEISNLPPGKATLRVSYLGFETVTREVDLKAGSNSIGDIKLTEASGDLEEYVIQGTMVPSQLKAISIKKNSLAIMDVIAADAIGKLPDRNAAEAVQRLPAASVNRYHGEANQVSVRGTPYAWSSTLYNGTRLPSSNVNGNRNALLDAIPAEMIQYVQLSKAITPDMEGDAIGGSINFVTRSAPQDRMLNVSAAGGYNQKSQNGSYNASIVYGDRFFNDKFGIILAASIWNRNFSSDEIVLDYNLNMAVPAERYSINTMNAKRYYGTRRTTALNAALEYEFNADQKLFARIVQDQFDDIRPVYEAYYEFEENRYRYSNRESEYRTYLKGYEFGGVHHLATNFKMDWKLSSYESYYNLETPPNMPSDQKGLPIAQFYQDLEGDFGGRSADGHVYNIFDAPDGKGITPLNFDPDLTNENDFMDPNRLTLQQLIIYQIDQRDRDNVAQMNFTWDVNPDFSLKAGGKFRFKENEAQQTPMVFLPNARLGIPGSAPLRTLSEFQRMDFPAPGTFFQELNGQFDALAIQPMPQSQTFEIFSPEFMEENDINNYSPASNATTTYNGTEDAYAGYIMGTYNITDQLQVIGGFRNEFTKLTMNSFAYNDETDEVNPVSRDNDYNAFLPMFHVKYSPKEQLNLRAAYTRTFSRPNFGSLSPSESIDTSTGIPRISRGNTELLPTFSNNFDLMGEWFLEDIGMITAGIFYKDIDDFIFTDLSAETIDGTNFLVSQPKNLESAYLVGFEMGITKRFSSLPGFWSGFGVDVNYSRIHSELEVPRLDEEGAVVSTDITSLPTQSSNLFNTSLFYEKNGLMLRLAGNFRGASVETINQNLGPDFYIHVDNTFTVDFSAAYSITDKIKAFAEIRNLTNEPYVQYLGDNKDRITSSEWYSTNGQAGIRFIIF
- a CDS encoding helix-turn-helix domain-containing protein; this encodes MGIMLTVVILQAITSGLLIFLNKRYKGEDLYLSLLFGLIAVHVTYKALIYWLVDNMEIFDKLHGCFSLLYGPLLYFYVQSIRKRPVPIAQIIAHSTPFFIGFGLNILMIIMVMTQNTPEMIMELYHQGVIIAVFLSFTVYSTYSLFLLHHTPATGPIYKQKATIARLIASCNLLLSFLVLFGWALLIWDVQFPVTTRYVYYFLMLGLFYSIIHIRTRMLIHTKPNQYDTPKISIQPKEKYRNSKLSEKELIQILDQINAVFQDKKPFLNPDFNLDQLAKELDTSKVKITQALNIHLGQSFYQFVNSARIEESKNLLQRPNEDNLTVVGYESGFKSKSTFYKYFKEATGCSPSDYKKSLQLQT
- a CDS encoding outer membrane beta-barrel protein yields the protein MNKKTTIIFIMIIVGLVPFCLHAQSTDEVRIYYGAAGAEFVKSATYGGGGYDNTGFKEFGLRYLKGINERFSIETGVNYSSSKAIFYPEYMGESVEVREEDYHLISVPIYAHYTFWKHFFVNGGPILDFDGSDHPDFIDKQAGIGYSVGIGGKYDFQHFSLFVNPNFKQHALFPFEKSHNHQKLTEFGVQFGLGYRF